One genomic segment of Desulfomicrobium sp. ZS1 includes these proteins:
- a CDS encoding CoB--CoM heterodisulfide reductase iron-sulfur subunit B family protein, translating into MFKIAYYPGCSGQGTSLEYDMSTRAVCKALDVELVEIPDWSCCGSSPAHTVNHVLSAALSARNLAQVEVMGMDKVTTPCPSCLTNLRTAAHKMESPEFRGKVNALLDVPCNGNVDAQSVLQVLAENVDPELIKSKVVRPLTGIKIACYYGCIMNRPPELMRFDHHENPMAMDNLMIALGAEVVPFPLKVECCGASYGIPRGDIVMRLSGKLLDAGRDVGADAFVTACPLCQMNLDLRQGQINRALHEKFRIPVFYYTQLLGYALGLDRAVLGFEKLCVDPRLALGKIKQPAQAR; encoded by the coding sequence ATGTTTAAAATCGCGTATTATCCCGGCTGTTCCGGTCAGGGCACGTCCCTGGAATACGACATGTCCACCCGCGCAGTCTGCAAGGCCCTGGACGTGGAACTGGTGGAAATTCCGGACTGGAGCTGCTGTGGTTCCTCCCCCGCGCACACCGTGAATCATGTTTTGTCCGCAGCCCTGTCCGCCCGCAACCTGGCCCAGGTCGAGGTCATGGGCATGGACAAGGTCACGACGCCCTGTCCCAGTTGCCTGACCAACCTGCGCACCGCGGCCCACAAGATGGAGTCTCCGGAGTTTCGGGGCAAGGTCAACGCGCTCCTCGACGTGCCCTGTAATGGGAACGTCGACGCCCAGTCCGTCTTGCAGGTGTTGGCCGAAAACGTGGATCCCGAGCTGATCAAGTCCAAGGTGGTAAGGCCCCTGACCGGAATCAAGATCGCCTGTTATTATGGCTGCATCATGAACCGTCCTCCGGAGCTGATGCGCTTCGATCACCACGAAAATCCCATGGCCATGGACAACCTGATGATCGCGCTCGGGGCGGAGGTCGTGCCGTTCCCGCTCAAAGTGGAGTGCTGCGGCGCTTCGTACGGCATACCGCGGGGCGATATCGTGATGCGGCTGTCGGGCAAGCTTCTGGACGCCGGACGCGATGTCGGCGCGGACGCTTTCGTGACCGCCTGTCCGCTGTGCCAGATGAACCTGGATCTTAGGCAGGGGCAGATCAACCGCGCTCTGCACGAGAAATTCAGGATTCCGGTTTTCTATTATACCCAACTCCTTGGCTATGCTCTGGGATTGGACCGCGCCGTGCTTGGCTTTGAAAAGCTCTGTGTCGATCCGAGACTCGCCCTGGGCAAGATCAAACAACCGGCGCAGGCCAGGTAG
- a CDS encoding CoB--CoM heterodisulfide reductase iron-sulfur subunit A family protein — MRIGVFICHCGSNIAGTVDCPSVAATALTYPDVVFSTDTMYACSEPGQDAIIQAIKEKNLDGVVVASCTPRMHEPTFRRTVERAGLNRYMFEMANIREHVSWIGKSKDLNTGKAAELVRMAVEKLRRDKPLIPKRFETVKRVLVIGGGVAGIQAALDCADGGQEVIMVEREQTIGGKMAKLDKTFPTVDCSSCVLGPKMVDIAQHPNITLYACSEIEAVGGYVGNFQITIRKKATYVNWKDCTGCGLCVEKCPSRKLPDKFNEGLCNAPSINIPFPQAIPKKAAINAESCLMLTKGKCGLCAKVCPVKCIDFEQKDELINVDVGAIVVATGYDLFDWHKYPQYGEGRYPDVVTSMQYERMLSASGPTGGHVKRPSDGKEPKNVVFIQCVGSRDKSVDRPYCSGFCCMYTAKQTILTKDHIPDSQSYVFYMDIRSPGKLYDEFVRRAMEEYGAQYVRGRVSMIYPKGDKLIVRGADTLAGTQVEVPADLVVLAVGAESAKGAVQLGEKLRVAPDQYGFFVESHPKLKPVETNTAGVFLAGACQGPKDIPASVSQGSAAASKVLGLLSKKELESDPAVSRVNPARCVGCGKCIQTCPFGAIKEVQDRFGNPKAEVIDTVCQGCGICTVTCPQGAIQLEHFTDNQILAEVIALCPPKMFANYE, encoded by the coding sequence ATGCGAATTGGTGTTTTTATCTGCCATTGCGGCAGCAATATTGCCGGAACCGTGGACTGTCCGTCCGTTGCGGCGACGGCCCTGACCTATCCGGATGTGGTTTTCTCCACCGACACGATGTACGCCTGTTCCGAGCCCGGGCAGGACGCCATCATCCAGGCCATCAAGGAAAAGAATCTCGACGGCGTGGTCGTGGCCTCCTGTACTCCGCGCATGCACGAGCCTACTTTCCGCCGGACCGTGGAGCGTGCGGGCCTGAACCGTTACATGTTCGAAATGGCCAACATCCGCGAGCATGTCTCCTGGATCGGCAAATCAAAGGATTTGAACACGGGCAAGGCCGCCGAGCTGGTGCGCATGGCCGTGGAAAAACTGCGTCGCGACAAACCGCTGATCCCCAAACGTTTCGAGACGGTCAAGCGCGTGCTGGTCATCGGCGGCGGCGTGGCCGGCATCCAGGCGGCCCTGGACTGCGCTGACGGCGGGCAGGAAGTCATCATGGTCGAGCGCGAGCAGACCATCGGCGGCAAGATGGCCAAACTGGACAAGACCTTTCCCACGGTGGACTGCTCGTCCTGCGTGCTGGGCCCCAAGATGGTCGACATTGCCCAGCATCCGAACATCACCCTGTATGCCTGTTCCGAGATCGAAGCTGTCGGCGGGTACGTAGGCAACTTCCAGATCACCATCCGCAAGAAGGCGACCTACGTGAATTGGAAGGACTGCACGGGCTGCGGCCTGTGCGTGGAGAAATGCCCCAGCCGCAAGTTGCCCGACAAGTTCAACGAAGGGCTCTGCAACGCCCCGTCCATCAACATCCCGTTCCCGCAGGCCATCCCCAAGAAAGCGGCCATCAACGCCGAGTCCTGCCTGATGTTGACCAAGGGCAAGTGCGGATTGTGCGCCAAGGTCTGCCCGGTCAAGTGCATTGATTTCGAGCAAAAGGACGAGCTCATCAACGTGGATGTCGGCGCCATTGTCGTGGCCACGGGTTACGACCTTTTCGATTGGCACAAGTATCCGCAGTACGGCGAAGGCCGCTACCCGGATGTGGTTACTTCCATGCAGTACGAGCGCATGCTTTCGGCTTCCGGCCCCACGGGCGGACACGTCAAGCGGCCCTCCGACGGCAAGGAGCCCAAGAACGTGGTCTTCATCCAGTGCGTGGGTTCGCGCGACAAGTCCGTGGACCGTCCGTACTGTTCGGGCTTCTGCTGCATGTACACCGCCAAGCAGACCATCCTGACCAAGGACCATATCCCCGATTCCCAGTCCTACGTTTTCTACATGGATATCCGTTCGCCGGGTAAGCTCTACGACGAGTTCGTGCGCCGGGCCATGGAAGAATACGGGGCGCAGTATGTGCGCGGTCGCGTGTCCATGATCTATCCCAAGGGCGACAAGCTCATCGTGCGCGGCGCCGACACCCTGGCCGGCACGCAGGTGGAGGTTCCCGCCGACCTGGTCGTTCTGGCCGTGGGCGCGGAATCGGCCAAGGGCGCGGTGCAACTGGGCGAAAAACTGCGCGTGGCTCCGGATCAGTACGGATTCTTCGTCGAGAGCCATCCCAAACTCAAGCCCGTCGAGACCAACACCGCCGGCGTGTTTCTGGCCGGTGCCTGTCAGGGTCCCAAGGACATTCCGGCCTCCGTCAGTCAGGGCAGCGCCGCCGCGTCCAAGGTTCTGGGCCTTCTTTCCAAGAAGGAGCTGGAATCCGATCCGGCCGTGTCCAGAGTCAATCCGGCGCGCTGCGTGGGTTGCGGCAAGTGCATCCAGACCTGTCCGTTCGGAGCCATCAAGGAAGTGCAGGATCGCTTCGGCAATCCCAAGGCCGAAGTCATCGACACGGTCTGTCAGGGTTGCGGCATCTGCACAGTGACCTGCCCCCAGGGGGCCATTCAGCTCGAGCATTTCACAGATAACCAGATCCTCGCGGAGGTGATCGCCTTATGCCCGCCCAAGATGTTCGCGAATTACGAATAG
- a CDS encoding hydrogenase iron-sulfur subunit, with product MPAQDVRELRIVGFLCNWCSYGGADTAGVSRFTQPTDLRVIRVPCSGRIDPLFIVRSLMNGADGVLVSGCHPRDCHYAEGNFYARRRLEMLKRFLPITGIDARRFEYTWVSASEGQRWQHVVTEFTRRIHELGPAPTFNPASEADWNTLAVQAGQGQTCPCHG from the coding sequence ATGCCCGCCCAAGATGTTCGCGAATTACGAATAGTCGGCTTTCTTTGTAACTGGTGCTCCTATGGCGGCGCGGATACCGCAGGTGTGTCCCGCTTCACTCAGCCCACGGATCTGCGCGTCATCCGCGTACCCTGTTCGGGCCGCATCGACCCGCTCTTCATCGTTCGTTCGCTCATGAACGGGGCGGACGGAGTGCTCGTGTCCGGCTGCCACCCGCGTGATTGCCACTACGCTGAAGGCAACTTCTATGCCCGGCGCAGGCTTGAGATGCTCAAGCGCTTCCTGCCCATCACCGGCATCGACGCGCGGCGTTTCGAATACACCTGGGTTTCGGCTTCGGAAGGGCAGCGCTGGCAGCATGTGGTCACGGAGTTCACGCGCCGTATCCATGAGCTCGGGCCCGCGCCGACCTTCAACCCGGCTTCCGAGGCGGACTGGAACACGCTGGCCGTACAGGCCGGCCAGGGGCAGACGTGCCCGTGTCACGGATAG
- a CDS encoding 4Fe-4S dicluster domain-containing protein: MSQLDDLKNAIKSHLGELECVIGWEQGYDPLHATPLFIRTEADLDRLTIGPLAVHNLATYLTGFKGKKIGVVVKGCDSKSVIQLLNENLIKRDEVVIFGLCCDGVVSQRKIRAALPADPGFVESVEIGASDLKITVAGQAATLKLSDVLADKCLVCATPDAIISDVLIGTAHTPTPPASLACQDEFEAKSDAEKLAFWQENMSRCIRCYACRNACPMCVCRDYCIATSRDPLWLSQDNSPAENMMFQMVHVSHLAGRCTECGECERACPVDIPLMLLRRYMNKQVKDVFELQAGTALEQTPPLLTFKVEEERINERGW, from the coding sequence ATGTCCCAATTGGATGATCTCAAAAATGCCATCAAGAGCCACCTGGGCGAGCTTGAGTGCGTCATTGGCTGGGAGCAGGGCTATGACCCGCTTCATGCCACGCCGCTCTTCATCCGCACCGAGGCGGATCTGGACCGGCTTACCATAGGCCCTCTGGCCGTGCACAACCTGGCCACCTACCTGACCGGGTTCAAGGGCAAGAAGATCGGAGTGGTGGTCAAGGGCTGCGATAGCAAGAGCGTGATCCAGCTTTTGAATGAAAATCTGATAAAACGCGACGAGGTCGTCATTTTCGGCCTGTGTTGCGACGGCGTGGTCAGCCAACGCAAGATCCGCGCGGCGCTGCCTGCCGATCCGGGTTTCGTGGAGTCGGTGGAAATCGGCGCAAGCGACCTCAAGATCACCGTGGCCGGCCAGGCCGCGACCTTGAAGCTTTCTGATGTGCTGGCCGATAAATGCCTGGTCTGCGCCACGCCCGACGCCATCATTTCCGATGTGCTGATCGGCACGGCGCATACTCCGACCCCTCCCGCGAGCCTGGCCTGCCAGGACGAGTTCGAGGCCAAGAGCGACGCCGAGAAGCTTGCTTTCTGGCAGGAGAACATGAGCCGCTGCATCCGCTGCTACGCCTGTCGCAACGCCTGTCCCATGTGCGTCTGCCGCGACTACTGCATAGCGACCAGCCGCGACCCCTTGTGGCTTAGCCAGGACAATTCTCCGGCCGAGAACATGATGTTCCAGATGGTGCATGTCTCGCATCTGGCCGGGCGCTGCACGGAGTGCGGTGAATGCGAGCGGGCCTGTCCCGTGGACATTCCGCTGATGCTGCTGCGGCGTTACATGAACAAGCAGGTCAAGGACGTGTTTGAGCTGCAGGCAGGCACGGCTTTGGAACAGACCCCGCCTCTTTTGACCTTCAAGGTCGAGGAAGAGCGCATCAACGAGCGAGGCTGGTAA
- a CDS encoding 4Fe-4S dicluster domain-containing protein, which produces MERFITKENLIRLAEELSATCRVLAPVASCGTVTFRRFLPGMVLDLHSRMAAVSPKAATFPQTETLLTVKREIPEKKPEITETLPEGKSVVIGCRPCGARGKLIFNPVYETDKTKDPYYIQRRDNTVFISLACDRPETTCFCHSVGSGPADPDGSDVLLTLVGEGYVARSVTPAGEDVLKSALFTDAGDKGKEADAKNAKAREMMGEAHDYVSAPAKLLARFDDMDFWAAQSAKCISCGACTYMCPTCYCFNITDDDLGLESRRIRTWDNCMSHTFTLEGSGHNPRPTKAHRLKNRVGHKFSYYPDLHGGVMACCGCGRCIKQCPAGIDIRQIVKAAQEYSE; this is translated from the coding sequence ATGGAACGATTCATAACAAAAGAGAACCTCATCCGTTTGGCCGAGGAACTGTCCGCCACCTGCCGCGTGCTTGCGCCCGTGGCCAGCTGCGGTACCGTGACCTTCCGTCGTTTTCTGCCGGGGATGGTCCTTGACCTGCACTCGCGCATGGCGGCGGTGTCACCCAAGGCCGCAACCTTCCCGCAGACGGAAACCCTGCTGACTGTCAAGCGCGAGATCCCGGAGAAGAAGCCGGAAATCACCGAGACCCTGCCCGAGGGCAAGAGCGTGGTCATCGGCTGCCGCCCTTGCGGGGCGCGCGGCAAGCTTATCTTCAATCCGGTCTATGAGACGGACAAAACCAAGGACCCTTACTATATCCAGCGTCGGGACAACACGGTCTTCATCTCCCTGGCCTGCGACCGGCCCGAGACGACCTGCTTCTGTCACAGCGTGGGCAGCGGTCCGGCGGACCCGGATGGCTCCGACGTGCTCCTGACCCTGGTGGGCGAGGGCTATGTGGCGCGTTCGGTTACTCCCGCTGGGGAAGATGTCCTGAAGTCCGCCCTGTTCACGGACGCCGGCGACAAGGGCAAGGAGGCCGACGCCAAGAACGCCAAGGCGCGCGAGATGATGGGCGAGGCCCACGATTACGTCTCCGCCCCGGCCAAGCTGCTGGCCCGTTTCGACGACATGGACTTCTGGGCCGCCCAGTCGGCCAAGTGCATCTCCTGCGGAGCCTGCACCTACATGTGTCCGACCTGCTACTGCTTCAACATCACCGACGACGATCTGGGACTTGAGAGCCGCCGCATCCGCACTTGGGACAACTGCATGTCCCACACCTTCACCCTGGAAGGCAGCGGCCACAACCCGCGTCCGACCAAGGCCCATCGTCTGAAAAACCGTGTCGGGCACAAGTTCAGCTACTATCCGGACCTGCATGGGGGCGTCATGGCCTGTTGCGGGTGCGGCCGGTGCATCAAGCAGTGCCCCGCCGGAATCGATATCCGGCAGATCGTGAAAGCAGCACAGGAGTACTCCGAATGA
- a CDS encoding FAD/NAD(P)-binding protein — translation MNANPYLPDMATIVEVIQETHNIKTFRIVINNEERMAAFTFRPGQVGQLSVFGVGESTFVINSSPTRKDYLQFSVMRVGEVTTRLHQLQPGDQIGVRAPLGNSFPVEDLKGKNIVFVGGGIGMAPLRTLFTYMLDNRKDYGDITLLYGARSPADLTYKAELPEWTERKDVNTVLTIDNPFDGWEHKVGLIPNVLLEINPSPKNTVAITCGPPIMIKFTLQALKKLGFEDENILTTLEKRMKCGVGICGRCNIGTKYVCMDGPVFTYAQLKELPSEL, via the coding sequence ATGAATGCCAATCCCTATCTCCCGGACATGGCCACCATTGTCGAAGTGATTCAGGAGACGCACAACATCAAGACCTTTCGCATCGTCATCAACAACGAAGAGCGGATGGCGGCCTTTACTTTCCGGCCCGGTCAGGTTGGGCAGCTCTCGGTCTTCGGCGTCGGCGAGTCGACCTTCGTCATCAATTCCTCCCCGACCCGCAAGGACTATCTCCAGTTCAGCGTCATGCGCGTGGGCGAAGTGACCACCCGTCTGCACCAGTTGCAGCCCGGCGACCAGATCGGCGTGCGTGCCCCCTTGGGCAACTCCTTTCCGGTGGAGGATTTGAAGGGCAAGAACATTGTCTTTGTCGGCGGCGGCATCGGCATGGCGCCGCTCAGAACCCTGTTCACCTATATGCTCGACAACCGTAAGGATTACGGGGACATCACGCTCCTTTACGGCGCGCGCAGCCCCGCCGACCTGACCTACAAGGCCGAGCTGCCGGAATGGACGGAGCGCAAGGATGTCAACACTGTACTGACCATCGACAACCCTTTCGACGGCTGGGAGCACAAGGTCGGCCTTATCCCCAACGTGCTGCTTGAGATCAATCCTTCGCCCAAGAACACGGTGGCCATCACCTGTGGCCCGCCCATCATGATCAAGTTCACCCTGCAGGCGCTTAAAAAACTGGGTTTTGAGGACGAAAACATCCTCACCACCCTGGAAAAACGCATGAAATGCGGCGTGGGCATCTGCGGGCGTTGCAACATCGGTACGAAATACGTGTGCATGGACGGTCCCGTCTTCACCTATGCCCAGCTCAAAGAGCTGCCCTCGGAACTGTAG
- a CDS encoding ferritin family protein: MAGIFKATDILLAAQEVETRGEVFYNRLVETTTEPKLKDLFSFLAGEESKHREIFAKLYERIGQVELPAWAEEDEYVDYLKYLLDSHTLFRLGDVSHLKTFMGTAKEAIETAMGFEKDTIMFFLEMREFVPEGERKYVQACIDEERSHLRLLTGMLRK; the protein is encoded by the coding sequence ATGGCAGGAATATTCAAGGCTACCGACATTCTCTTGGCCGCCCAGGAAGTCGAGACCCGTGGGGAAGTCTTTTACAACCGTCTGGTCGAGACCACTACCGAACCCAAACTCAAAGACCTGTTCTCCTTTCTGGCGGGGGAAGAGTCCAAACACCGCGAGATCTTCGCCAAGCTCTATGAGCGGATCGGGCAGGTCGAGCTTCCGGCCTGGGCCGAGGAAGACGAGTATGTGGATTATCTGAAATATCTGCTCGATTCCCACACCTTGTTCCGTCTGGGCGACGTGAGCCATCTGAAGACCTTCATGGGCACGGCGAAAGAAGCCATCGAGACGGCCATGGGTTTTGAAAAGGACACCATCATGTTTTTCCTGGAGATGCGCGAATTCGTGCCCGAAGGGGAAAGAAAATACGTTCAGGCCTGCATCGACGAGGAGCGCTCGCATTTGCGTCTTCTGACCGGAATGCTGCGAAAATAA
- the phnD gene encoding phosphate/phosphite/phosphonate ABC transporter substrate-binding protein encodes MRKSFLGFLAMVFILAFAVPGFAEECSNRGILDTMYCDNDKDLVADNALPGECKDPSTLVFTYTPVEDPAVYQDLFADFQAHIKKITGKDVIYYTVHSNSAQVEAMRSGRLHIAGYSTGPTGFAVNLAGYVPIAVKGDEKEFQGYNLIVIVKKDSPIQTMADLKGKKVAHTSPSSNSGNLAPRALFPAQGIVPDEDYTVVYSGKHDQSVLGVVHGDYDAAPVASDVYERMLRAGRVDEGAVRIIYTSPRFPTSSFGYSSQLCPELVEKIKEAFFSYRYTEEMKKAFDGADRFFPITYQKDWAVIRDIAEATGASYNEEGLNAMIAKEKADAEKKAKKQ; translated from the coding sequence ATGCGGAAAAGTTTCTTGGGCTTTTTGGCTATGGTGTTCATTCTGGCTTTCGCCGTGCCGGGCTTTGCGGAGGAATGTTCCAATCGTGGCATACTGGACACCATGTATTGCGACAATGACAAGGATCTGGTTGCCGACAACGCGCTCCCCGGAGAATGCAAGGATCCTTCGACTCTGGTTTTCACCTACACCCCGGTGGAAGATCCCGCCGTGTATCAGGACCTGTTTGCCGACTTCCAGGCGCACATCAAGAAGATCACGGGTAAAGACGTGATTTATTACACCGTGCATTCCAACTCGGCCCAGGTTGAGGCCATGCGCTCCGGCCGCCTGCACATCGCGGGCTATTCCACCGGCCCCACCGGCTTTGCCGTGAATCTGGCCGGTTATGTGCCCATCGCCGTCAAGGGCGACGAAAAGGAATTTCAGGGCTACAATCTGATCGTCATCGTCAAGAAGGACAGCCCCATCCAGACCATGGCCGATCTCAAGGGCAAGAAGGTCGCGCACACCTCCCCCTCGTCCAACTCCGGCAACCTGGCCCCCCGCGCCCTGTTCCCGGCCCAGGGCATCGTGCCCGACGAGGACTACACCGTGGTCTACTCCGGCAAGCATGACCAGTCCGTGCTGGGCGTGGTGCATGGCGACTATGATGCCGCCCCCGTGGCTTCCGACGTGTACGAGCGCATGCTGCGCGCCGGCCGTGTCGATGAAGGCGCCGTGCGGATCATCTACACCAGCCCCCGTTTCCCCACATCGTCCTTTGGCTACTCCAGCCAGCTGTGTCCGGAACTGGTCGAGAAGATCAAGGAAGCGTTCTTCTCCTACCGCTACACCGAAGAGATGAAGAAGGCCTTTGACGGCGCGGATCGTTTCTTCCCCATCACCTACCAGAAGGATTGGGCGGTCATTCGCGACATCGCCGAGGCCACGGGCGCAAGCTACAATGAAGAAGGCCTTAACGCCATGATCGCCAAGGAAAAGGCGGACGCGGAAAAGAAAGCCAAGAAGCAGTAA
- the phnC gene encoding phosphonate ABC transporter ATP-binding protein, whose amino-acid sequence MTSPNNNGNGGNTSRSLIVKDLVKAYVPGKPVLKNISFEVRGRSTVAIIGPSGTGKSTLLRCINRLIDPTSGTITVAGHEITRLSGKDLRLARHHVGMVFQEFNLVERLSVIENVLCGRLGFVPVWRAWLRKFEPHDIDRAFELIDMVGLTEFATERADALSGGQRQRVGIARAVMQNPDVIMADEPTSSLDPKTSVEIMGLLNDFSKAHDIPVLINIHDVNLAKRFADRVIGMSLGSIVFDGPPAELTDAHLKEIYGGEEWLS is encoded by the coding sequence GTGACGTCACCAAACAATAACGGGAACGGGGGGAATACCTCCCGTTCCCTGATCGTAAAGGATCTGGTCAAGGCTTACGTGCCGGGCAAACCGGTACTCAAAAACATCTCTTTCGAGGTCCGTGGGCGTTCCACGGTGGCCATCATCGGCCCTTCCGGAACAGGCAAGAGCACGCTGCTGCGCTGCATCAACCGCCTCATCGATCCGACCAGCGGCACCATCACCGTGGCCGGACACGAAATTACGCGACTCTCGGGCAAGGATCTGCGCCTGGCCCGGCATCATGTGGGCATGGTCTTTCAGGAATTCAATCTGGTGGAGCGTCTCTCGGTCATCGAGAACGTGCTCTGCGGCAGGCTCGGGTTCGTGCCGGTCTGGCGAGCCTGGTTACGCAAGTTCGAGCCGCACGACATCGATCGGGCTTTTGAACTCATCGACATGGTCGGCCTGACCGAGTTCGCCACGGAGCGGGCCGATGCCCTGTCCGGCGGGCAGCGTCAGCGCGTGGGCATTGCCCGGGCCGTGATGCAGAATCCGGACGTGATCATGGCCGATGAGCCCACCTCGTCCCTCGATCCCAAAACCTCCGTCGAGATCATGGGCCTTTTGAACGATTTCTCCAAGGCGCACGACATCCCGGTGCTGATCAACATTCACGACGTGAATCTGGCCAAGCGCTTTGCGGACCGGGTCATCGGCATGTCGCTGGGGAGCATCGTGTTCGACGGTCCGCCTGCGGAGCTGACCGACGCGCATCTCAAGGAGATTTACGGCGGCGAGGAATGGTTGTCATGA
- the phnE gene encoding phosphonate ABC transporter, permease protein PhnE: MSAAITRRAFKPNWLARLGWLAVIGYCVIALGSLDITWDRFVIGLENGAKFLGSMIPPNFERWKLLLGNLLETLEIAVIASAFGVALSLPIGLAASRNLMPTWATWPARIVIAICRSFHPVIFAILFVKAVGFGPLAGILTLVFASIGFIGKLFAEAIEEISLKPVEACRAAGAPFMSVILYAVLPQVLNRFIGFATYQFDANIRNSTMVGIVGAGGIGGTLFAAFQRFDYDFLAAILISIIVLVMLGEYLASIVKAVFND; encoded by the coding sequence ATGAGCGCGGCCATCACCAGAAGAGCCTTCAAGCCCAATTGGCTTGCGCGGCTGGGGTGGCTCGCCGTGATCGGGTATTGCGTGATCGCATTGGGGTCTCTGGACATCACCTGGGACCGTTTTGTGATCGGTCTTGAGAATGGTGCGAAATTCCTGGGCAGCATGATTCCGCCCAATTTTGAGCGCTGGAAGCTGTTGCTGGGCAACCTTCTGGAGACACTTGAAATCGCGGTGATTGCCTCGGCTTTCGGCGTGGCGCTTTCCCTGCCCATCGGCCTGGCCGCGTCGCGCAACCTGATGCCGACCTGGGCGACCTGGCCGGCCCGGATTGTCATTGCGATCTGCCGGTCCTTTCATCCGGTCATCTTCGCCATCCTGTTTGTGAAGGCGGTGGGATTCGGCCCTCTGGCGGGCATCCTGACCCTGGTTTTCGCGTCCATCGGTTTTATCGGCAAGCTTTTCGCCGAGGCCATCGAGGAGATTTCCCTCAAGCCGGTGGAGGCCTGCCGGGCGGCCGGAGCCCCGTTCATGAGCGTCATTCTGTATGCCGTGCTGCCGCAGGTGCTGAACCGTTTCATCGGCTTCGCCACCTACCAGTTCGACGCGAACATCCGCAATTCGACCATGGTCGGCATCGTCGGCGCGGGCGGCATCGGCGGCACCCTGTTCGCGGCCTTCCAGCGTTTCGACTACGATTTCCTGGCCGCCATTCTTATTTCCATCATTGTCCTCGTCATGCTCGGCGAGTATCTCGCATCCATAGTCAAGGCGGTGTTCAATGACTAG
- the phnE gene encoding phosphonate ABC transporter, permease protein PhnE, translating into MTSRTWERFTPAQRLARFTIYLVAVIALVVSMRTVQIVPEFLYDAPTQMADMFERMWPPDYAYYPGGVHEALVESMHIAGMGTILALVMSLPVALLAAKNITPVPALNWLARLILVSSRSVNTLVWAILFVAVFGPGALAGTIAIGFRSIGFCGKLLGEALEECNKGPVEALKAAGAPWPSIFLKAYWPQVSPAFWGITLFRWDINVRESAVIGLVGAGGIGMALDTAIDLFRWTQVSLILLCIFAVVIVAEIVVTKIRQKII; encoded by the coding sequence ATGACTAGTCGCACTTGGGAACGCTTTACCCCGGCTCAGCGCCTGGCCCGGTTCACGATCTATCTGGTTGCGGTCATTGCTCTGGTCGTGTCCATGCGCACGGTCCAGATCGTCCCCGAATTCCTGTACGACGCCCCGACCCAGATGGCGGACATGTTCGAAAGGATGTGGCCGCCGGACTACGCCTATTATCCGGGCGGCGTGCACGAGGCACTGGTCGAGAGCATGCACATCGCGGGCATGGGAACGATTCTGGCGCTGGTCATGTCTCTGCCCGTGGCGTTGCTGGCGGCCAAGAACATCACCCCCGTGCCTGCCCTGAACTGGCTGGCCAGGCTGATCCTCGTGTCCTCGCGCTCGGTGAACACGCTGGTCTGGGCGATCCTGTTCGTGGCGGTCTTCGGCCCCGGCGCCCTGGCCGGAACCATCGCCATCGGATTCAGATCCATCGGCTTTTGCGGCAAGCTCCTGGGCGAGGCCCTGGAGGAATGCAACAAGGGGCCGGTGGAGGCCCTGAAGGCGGCGGGCGCGCCGTGGCCGAGCATCTTCCTCAAAGCCTACTGGCCGCAGGTTTCCCCGGCCTTCTGGGGCATCACCCTGTTTCGGTGGGACATCAACGTGCGTGAGTCGGCGGTCATCGGCCTTGTCGGCGCGGGCGGAATCGGCATGGCCCTGGATACGGCCATCGACCTGTTCCGCTGGACCCAGGTTTCGCTCATCCTTCTATGCATCTTTGCCGTGGTCATCGTGGCCGAGATCGTGGTCACCAAGATCCGGCAGAAAATTATCTAG